A single uncultured Acetobacterium sp. DNA region contains:
- a CDS encoding DUF4177 domain-containing protein, which produces MYEYKFIRVELEKFSFTELKPKQDYHLLIEEHARQGWRLVQILTPPTGIAGSATHFELIFEKQV; this is translated from the coding sequence AATATAAATTTATAAGAGTAGAATTAGAAAAGTTCTCATTTACGGAATTAAAGCCTAAACAAGACTATCATCTTTTAATCGAGGAACATGCAAGACAAGGATGGCGGTTAGTACAAATTTTGACTCCGCCAACTGGAATAGCTGGCTCTGCTACGCACTTTGAATTAATATTTGAAAAACAAGTTTAA